From the genome of Vicia villosa cultivar HV-30 ecotype Madison, WI linkage group LG2, Vvil1.0, whole genome shotgun sequence, one region includes:
- the LOC131650915 gene encoding uncharacterized protein LOC131650915, with translation MSRLNCFLVSSSIVSSWGVVGQLIGVRDISDHCPVWLMTDNLDWGPKPFRFNNEWLSLDSFLPFMEKEWKDMKVEERGDFILKEKLRLLKDKLRRWNKEVFRKIELEMEDGVWDLNIADERLVSNHLASFDDNLACRKQSSVRFWRNLKIKENMLLQKSRVKWIKEGDSNSGFFHKVMKQRRRINHLGSIITPEGVVESVEDAKEAVFNFFQEQIRVTGGD, from the coding sequence ATGAGTAGGCTTAACTGTTTCCTTGTTTCTAGTAGCATTGTCTCTTCTTGGGGTGTGGTTGGCCAACTCATTGGTGTTAGAGACATCTCGGATCATTGCCCAGTTTGGCTTATGACGGATAATTTGGATTGGGGACCTAAACCATTTAGATTTAACAACGAGTGGCTTTCGCTTGATTCTTTCCTTCCGTTTATGGAGAAAGAATGGAAGGATATGAAGGTGGAAGAAAGAGgtgattttattttaaaggaaAAGCTCCGATTATTAAAAGATAAACTTAGAAGGTGGAACAAAGAGGTTTTCAGGAAGATAGAGTTGGAGATGGAAGATGGTGTCTGGGATTTGAATATCGCTGATGAAAGGTTAGTTTCGAATCATCTTGCTTCTTTTGATGATAATCTTGCTTGTAGGAAACAATCTAGTGTTAGATTTTGGAggaatttgaaaattaaagagaatatgcttcttcaaaaatctAGAGTGAAGTGGATTAAGGAGGGAGATTCCAATAGCGGTTTTTTTCACAAGGTGATGAAACAAAGGAGAAGGATTAATCATTTAGGGTCGATTATCACTCCGGAAGGAGTGGTGGAATCGGTAGAAGATGCTAAAGAGgcggttttcaatttttttcaagaACAAATTCGTGTAACTGGAGGAGACTAG